One genomic segment of Mycolicibacterium psychrotolerans includes these proteins:
- a CDS encoding SDR family NAD(P)-dependent oxidoreductase: MTAESPDRRAIITEALRKIDDLTTRLALAEQAETEPIAVVGIGCRLPGGVNNSDEFWTLLTEGRSGVIRVPEDRWDADEYYSPDHTVPGTICNREGGFLTSWQPDEFDAEFFAISHREAAGMDPQQRLLLEVAWEALENAGIDARSLRGSATSVFVGMTTSDYYASFVGKLRPEEIDPYIPFGSAPNFAAGRLSYFLGVRGPAVVSDTACSSSLVSIHLACQSLRRRESDHALAAGVNLILTPQNNIACSRWGMLAPDGTCKTFDADANGYVRSEGCGVVVLKRLSDAQRDGDRVLAVIRGSAVNQDGASSGQTVPNGPAQQALMRRALEVARLSPSEVDYIEAHGTGTALGDPIELDALSEVYGDRAGSAPLVLGSVKTNLGHLESAAGVTGFIKTVLSVYHGFIPKQLHFKQLTPQASDGAKRFCIASEPAQWPAVDRARRAAVSSFGVSGTNAHVIVEQAPVADVDADPADSEPPVTTLVVTGKTSARIASTAARLADWLEGEGASASLSAVAHTLNHRRTQHNKFASVAAPDTKSAVAGLRALAGGYPAPGVVAAHDGICGTGTVFLYSGQGSQWAGMGRRLLTEEPAFAAAVDDLDATFTAQVGFSLRDVLESGEAVTGIDRIQPVLVGVQLALTELWRSHGVIPDAVIGHSMGEVTAAVVGGALSAADGFKVIATRSRLMKRLSGQGAMALLELDAAAAEELISGHDGLTVAVYASPRQTVIAGPPEQVDAVVAVVDAQERLARRVDVDVASHHWIVDPILAELRAELAGLKPQAPSIPILVTTDGRPTDGTNVFDADHWVANLRNPVRFGAAVERAAADHAVFAEISPHPLLAYAIKDTLADRHHHCLGTLQRDANDTVTFRTNLNAAHTVRPPKTARPQRSWIPIPTTPWHHTRHWITPASDVLPATASGATAPQSRNGAVYPADLRPPVGTDHPWFHELAWPVRELPAAANRFGDRWLVIADDETGGDLARSLGPKSRSLAPSVLDDDAEPAALRDGLTDADWLVFAPSAAAPARLDVAEGYRLFKALRRIAVALSQAGAGAPRLIVVTRSAQPLREGDRANPMHAVLWGQVRTLAVENPEFWGVIIDVDDAVPPELVARYVVAEADASEGDERRDDQAVYRGGIRHVPRLRRAPAPATTLTGLEPGTSHLVLGATGNVGPYVIRQLAQMGAATIVAVSRRGSQLSELGAELAAAGTTLVEVAGDAADEAAMGALFARFGADLPPLDGVYLATLAGGEALLTDMTDGDLNEMFRPKLDAVAVLHKLTLSTPVRRFVLFSSITGILGSRAVSHYTAGNAFADTFAYLRRALGLPATVIDWGLFKTWADTHPQLAAAGLEPMPNDAALKMLSTVLSPDAGVQYVVAGADWGRLADAYRMRASVRVLDDLLAEPDADVPDLDGLPDPIYGTVLGERITSPIHDHDWRARLIPQSKPYPHDHRVRGVDVVPISVLLQTLSSAAEQLGVGSVSELRFEYPIVASQRRVVHVVSDGTSITVSTSASPDTPVERWIRHASAQVTEFGGGRAAVEVGHLPASRYDAATIAELQRAWGVEGQPFDWTVGESGAAAGALRAEISLPDSQGPALSAALMDAAVHVARLADPDNPTLLLPAAVEGMWWRHPVSGANFVVEATRREGGDGDDLVIDLAVRDRDGVACVEIRGLKYASAESAPAPVVDDHSAAPVEFVDWSVMSGSERLEQLRTRLRAILARELGMPDTAVDFDMPFPDLGMDSMMAMNLLRDAKQLVRVDLSATMLWDNPTIGSFASHIATLITPEDEPQDESDDVTADSISVLDALFDSVESARSGSESGI; this comes from the coding sequence ATGACAGCTGAGTCGCCAGACCGCCGGGCGATCATCACTGAAGCCCTTCGCAAGATCGACGACCTGACCACCCGTCTCGCTCTGGCGGAGCAGGCCGAGACCGAGCCCATCGCGGTGGTCGGAATCGGGTGTCGCCTACCGGGCGGGGTGAACAATTCAGACGAGTTCTGGACGTTGCTGACCGAAGGGCGAAGCGGCGTCATCCGGGTGCCAGAGGATCGATGGGACGCCGACGAGTACTACTCGCCGGACCACACCGTCCCCGGCACGATCTGCAATCGGGAGGGTGGATTTCTCACTTCGTGGCAACCGGACGAGTTTGACGCGGAGTTCTTCGCCATCTCGCATCGGGAAGCGGCCGGCATGGATCCACAGCAGCGACTTCTTCTGGAGGTCGCCTGGGAGGCGTTGGAGAACGCCGGTATCGACGCCCGCAGCCTGCGTGGCTCCGCCACGTCGGTCTTCGTCGGCATGACCACGAGCGATTACTACGCATCGTTCGTCGGGAAGCTGCGGCCAGAAGAGATCGACCCGTACATCCCGTTCGGCAGCGCACCGAACTTCGCCGCGGGCCGGCTCTCTTATTTTCTGGGGGTACGGGGCCCTGCGGTGGTGAGCGACACCGCGTGTTCGTCGTCGCTGGTGTCCATCCACCTAGCCTGCCAGAGCCTGCGCCGCCGCGAGAGTGACCACGCCTTGGCCGCCGGCGTCAACTTGATCCTGACTCCGCAGAACAACATCGCGTGCTCGCGCTGGGGCATGCTCGCACCGGACGGAACGTGTAAGACCTTCGACGCCGACGCCAACGGTTACGTGCGCAGCGAAGGTTGCGGTGTGGTCGTGCTCAAGCGTCTCTCCGATGCCCAGCGCGACGGAGACCGGGTGCTGGCGGTCATTCGTGGGTCGGCGGTCAACCAGGACGGCGCGAGCAGCGGTCAGACGGTGCCGAACGGCCCAGCGCAGCAGGCGCTCATGCGGCGCGCACTCGAGGTGGCCCGGCTGTCGCCCTCGGAGGTCGACTACATCGAGGCCCACGGCACCGGGACCGCGCTGGGCGATCCCATTGAACTTGACGCGCTCAGCGAGGTCTACGGCGACCGCGCCGGCTCGGCACCGCTGGTGCTCGGCTCGGTCAAGACGAACCTGGGCCACCTCGAGTCCGCGGCCGGCGTGACCGGTTTCATCAAGACCGTACTCAGCGTGTACCACGGGTTCATCCCGAAGCAGCTGCATTTCAAACAGCTCACACCGCAGGCCAGCGACGGTGCGAAACGCTTCTGTATCGCGTCGGAGCCGGCGCAGTGGCCAGCTGTCGACCGGGCGCGGCGCGCCGCTGTGTCGTCTTTCGGCGTCAGCGGCACCAACGCGCACGTCATCGTCGAGCAGGCCCCGGTCGCCGACGTGGACGCTGATCCGGCCGACTCTGAGCCACCGGTCACCACCCTGGTGGTCACCGGCAAGACCTCCGCGCGCATCGCGTCAACGGCCGCGCGGCTTGCCGATTGGCTGGAAGGGGAGGGTGCGTCGGCGTCCCTGTCGGCGGTCGCCCATACGCTGAACCACCGCAGAACCCAGCACAACAAGTTCGCGAGCGTCGCCGCGCCGGACACCAAGAGTGCTGTCGCCGGCCTCCGCGCACTGGCCGGCGGGTATCCGGCCCCGGGCGTGGTCGCCGCCCACGACGGCATCTGCGGAACGGGCACCGTGTTTCTGTACTCCGGTCAGGGCTCGCAATGGGCGGGCATGGGACGGCGTCTGCTCACCGAGGAGCCTGCGTTCGCCGCCGCCGTGGACGACCTCGATGCCACGTTCACCGCACAGGTGGGATTCTCGCTGCGGGATGTGCTGGAGTCCGGCGAGGCCGTCACCGGAATCGATCGCATACAGCCGGTTCTCGTCGGTGTTCAACTTGCGCTGACCGAATTGTGGCGTTCGCACGGCGTGATCCCGGACGCGGTGATAGGTCACTCGATGGGAGAGGTCACCGCAGCCGTCGTCGGAGGAGCGCTGAGCGCCGCCGACGGCTTCAAGGTCATCGCCACCCGCTCACGGCTGATGAAGCGGTTGTCGGGGCAGGGCGCAATGGCGTTGCTTGAACTCGACGCCGCGGCCGCTGAGGAGTTGATTTCTGGTCACGACGGTTTGACCGTCGCGGTATACGCCTCGCCCCGGCAGACGGTCATCGCCGGTCCTCCGGAACAGGTCGACGCGGTCGTCGCGGTCGTCGACGCTCAGGAGCGGCTGGCGCGCAGGGTGGACGTCGACGTGGCCTCGCACCATTGGATCGTCGATCCCATTCTCGCAGAGTTGCGTGCCGAACTGGCAGGCCTGAAGCCCCAGGCGCCATCGATTCCGATCCTGGTGACCACGGACGGGCGCCCGACTGACGGCACGAATGTCTTCGATGCCGACCATTGGGTCGCCAACCTGCGCAACCCGGTGCGCTTCGGCGCGGCTGTCGAACGTGCCGCCGCCGACCACGCCGTTTTCGCCGAGATCAGTCCACACCCGCTGTTGGCGTATGCGATCAAGGACACGCTCGCTGACAGGCACCATCACTGTCTGGGGACTCTGCAGCGCGATGCCAATGACACCGTCACTTTTCGGACGAATCTCAATGCCGCGCACACCGTACGACCCCCGAAAACCGCGCGCCCACAACGGAGTTGGATTCCGATCCCGACCACGCCGTGGCACCACACTCGGCACTGGATCACACCGGCATCTGATGTCTTGCCGGCTACGGCGTCAGGCGCCACGGCTCCTCAGTCCCGCAACGGTGCGGTGTACCCCGCAGACCTCAGACCACCAGTAGGCACCGACCATCCGTGGTTCCACGAGCTCGCGTGGCCGGTGCGAGAACTTCCCGCCGCCGCAAACCGGTTCGGTGATCGCTGGCTGGTGATCGCCGACGACGAGACCGGCGGCGATCTCGCCCGCTCGCTCGGTCCGAAATCCCGTAGTCTTGCGCCGTCCGTGCTCGACGACGATGCCGAGCCCGCTGCGCTTCGCGATGGGCTGACGGACGCCGACTGGTTGGTCTTCGCTCCTTCGGCGGCCGCTCCGGCCCGCCTCGACGTCGCAGAAGGCTACCGATTGTTCAAGGCCCTGCGCCGAATTGCCGTCGCGTTGTCGCAGGCCGGCGCCGGCGCTCCCCGGCTGATCGTCGTAACACGCAGTGCCCAGCCGCTGCGCGAAGGCGACCGCGCGAACCCGATGCATGCGGTGCTGTGGGGCCAGGTCAGGACTCTGGCGGTCGAGAACCCGGAGTTCTGGGGCGTGATCATCGACGTGGATGATGCGGTGCCGCCAGAGCTGGTGGCGCGTTACGTGGTAGCCGAAGCCGACGCGAGCGAGGGTGACGAACGCCGCGACGATCAGGCCGTCTACCGGGGCGGGATCAGGCATGTGCCACGCCTCCGGCGTGCCCCCGCTCCGGCAACGACGCTGACCGGCCTGGAGCCCGGTACCAGCCATCTGGTGCTGGGCGCCACGGGCAACGTCGGACCCTACGTCATTCGTCAGCTGGCGCAGATGGGTGCGGCGACGATCGTCGCGGTGTCGCGCCGCGGATCGCAGCTCAGCGAGTTGGGTGCCGAGTTGGCGGCGGCGGGCACCACGCTGGTTGAGGTTGCTGGCGACGCCGCTGACGAGGCGGCGATGGGTGCCCTGTTCGCGCGTTTCGGTGCTGACCTGCCGCCGCTGGACGGCGTCTATCTGGCGACGTTGGCAGGCGGTGAGGCGCTGCTGACGGACATGACGGACGGCGACCTGAATGAGATGTTCCGTCCGAAGTTGGACGCTGTCGCGGTGTTGCACAAGCTCACGCTGAGCACACCGGTTCGCCGATTCGTGTTGTTCTCCTCGATCACCGGCATCCTGGGCTCCCGAGCTGTCTCGCACTACACGGCAGGCAACGCCTTCGCCGATACGTTTGCCTATCTGCGTCGGGCGCTCGGCCTGCCGGCCACGGTCATCGACTGGGGCTTGTTCAAAACGTGGGCGGACACTCATCCACAGCTGGCGGCGGCGGGCCTGGAACCGATGCCCAACGACGCCGCGCTGAAAATGTTGTCGACGGTGCTGAGCCCCGATGCCGGCGTGCAGTATGTCGTCGCCGGCGCGGACTGGGGACGGCTGGCCGATGCGTACCGCATGCGCGCATCGGTGCGGGTACTCGACGATCTGCTCGCCGAACCGGATGCAGACGTGCCAGACCTCGACGGGCTGCCTGATCCGATCTACGGAACAGTGCTCGGCGAACGAATCACCAGCCCGATCCATGATCACGACTGGCGGGCGCGACTGATTCCACAGTCCAAGCCCTATCCCCACGACCACCGGGTGCGCGGTGTGGACGTTGTCCCGATCTCTGTTCTGCTGCAGACGCTTTCCAGCGCGGCCGAACAGCTGGGCGTTGGGTCCGTGAGCGAGTTGCGGTTCGAGTACCCGATAGTGGCGAGCCAGCGGCGCGTCGTCCATGTGGTGTCCGACGGGACAAGCATCACCGTGTCAACCAGTGCGTCCCCGGACACACCCGTCGAGCGGTGGATTCGGCACGCGAGCGCTCAAGTCACCGAGTTCGGGGGCGGCCGGGCCGCGGTGGAGGTCGGTCACTTGCCGGCATCGCGCTATGACGCGGCGACGATCGCCGAGTTGCAGCGTGCCTGGGGCGTGGAGGGCCAACCGTTCGATTGGACGGTCGGCGAGAGTGGGGCCGCGGCTGGGGCATTGCGCGCCGAGATCTCGCTGCCCGACTCGCAGGGCCCAGCCCTCTCGGCAGCCTTGATGGACGCCGCAGTGCACGTCGCCCGCCTCGCCGACCCCGACAATCCCACGCTTCTGCTGCCGGCCGCGGTGGAAGGGATGTGGTGGCGGCACCCGGTGTCTGGGGCGAATTTTGTCGTCGAAGCGACGCGGCGCGAAGGCGGCGACGGCGACGATCTCGTGATCGATCTGGCGGTGAGAGACCGTGACGGTGTGGCCTGTGTCGAGATCCGGGGTTTGAAGTACGCCTCCGCCGAGTCGGCGCCGGCACCCGTGGTCGACGATCACAGCGCTGCACCGGTCGAGTTCGTCGACTGGTCGGTGATGTCGGGCTCCGAGCGCCTTGAGCAGCTGCGGACACGACTGCGGGCGATCCTGGCCCGCGAACTCGGCATGCCGGACACTGCAGTCGATTTCGACATGCCCTTTCCCGATCTCGGCATGGATTCGATGATGGCGATGAATCTGTTGCGCGACGCCAAGCAACTGGTTCGGGTGGACCTCTCGGCGACGATGCTGTGGGACAACCCGACCATTGGGTCATTCGCGAGTCACATTGCAACCTTGATCACCCCGGAGGACGAACCACAAGACGAATCCGACGACGTGACAGCCGATTCGATCAGTGTGTTGGACGCGCTGTTCGACAGCGTGGAATCTGCCCGCAGTGGCAGTGAGAGCGGTATCTGA
- a CDS encoding type I polyketide synthase, protein MKTIFDRISGMTPEQRTALSEQFDKSARIAGAEPVAVIGIGCRLPGGVKDPAGYWKLLQAGTDAVIEVPSDRWDADAFYDPDPLAPGRMPTKWGAYLSDIDHFDAEFFGITPREAAAMDPQQRLALEVAWEALENAGMAPDQLGETRAAVMLGVYYNEYQNASGGNPDTIDPYSATGNAHSVTVGRISYLLGLKGPAVAVDTACSSSLVSIHLACQSLRMRESDLALAGGVNLNLRPETQLALAKWGMMSPNGRCHAFDSRADGFVRGEGAGIVVLKRLTDAVRDGDRILAVVRGSAVNQDGRSNGLTAPNAPSQRDVITRALRSADVTAASVNLVETHGTGTALGDPIEFDALAGVYGKGTSPCALGAVKTNFGHLEAAAGVAGFIKAVLTLRHGEIPPNLHFSQWNPSIDATKTRLFVPTEPTPWPVHDAPRRAGVSSFGMGGTNAHVVLEQGPETMAAQAAQTPGVTTLTVSGKTAQRVAITAGAVANWLEDGGAAVPLADVAHSLNRRSRFGTVATVSARNHAEAAHGLRALAAGKPAAGVIASHHISRGAGVVFLYSGQGAQWPGMGKKLLRDEPAFAAAVDELEPVFADKAGFSLRNILEAGDPVVGIDRIQPVIVGMQLALTALWRSYGVEPHAVIGHSMGEVSAAVVAGALTPAEGLDVISTRSRLMKRLSGQGAMALLELDATAAERLVADHPNVTVAVYASPKQSVIAGPPDEVDRLVATVDAKGLLARRVEVDVASHHPTIDPVLPELGTALAYLSPAAPKIPLISTTAYQGSAPLFSAEYWQANLRNPVRFGQAVSLAAEEHGNFVEISPHPLLTHAITETLDTAETGKGANVLATVTRDSDETLVFHASLASHRTSVGETAAPDVGRVVDLPPTPWLHAKYWIANTTAGHEFTGAHPLLGMHVELPAGGGHVWQSDVGTDLHPWLNDHKVHGQTVMPGAGFAEIALAAGCEALGLAASAVHVKRLEVEQMLTLDRHTRLTTQLTHNAGEARIEIHSRSGDDNWIRHAVARIVKADDTARPEPSPARSGATSTVSPSDFYSALRRTGAHHGPAFAALTRITRSSGGWAETEIVLSDDATPHRGIALHPVMLDAALQGLAAAIGAESLSDSSEVTYLPVAMESIRVYGDVGRRARCRAELVADIEDGGDAVGRVRLTDQSGNVVAEVDGVYLRRVQRRTVPLPLSQKVFDTTWHETTVQFSELAPGSWLVLADGAGTRTVADELVARLTSAGGRASAAALADESAVGEAFAETSSDPELPPLGVVILVGADTPDAMSSVEAAVAAADRARETIWSVTSAVRAVTTGWHGRAPRIYLVSRTGLAAVDGDKEDPAIGVLRGLVRVLAYEHPDLRTTLIDLDGDADVMSALQAELDTAEGDDIVAWREGRRLVERLSRSTIPSRGLDPVARTDGAYVVTGGLGGIGLTVARWLVDSGAGRIVLNGRSAPSAEAQTILEDLGRRAEVVTVLGDIAVQGTAERIVAAAEATGRSLRGVIHSAAVLDDELIAGMSKDSLDRVWAPKVLGAVRLHHATAGRDLDWWVGFSSVASLLGSPGQASYACANAWLDAFSTRRAGTGLATTSINWGQWADVGLAKTLAFSVLDPMSTEEGIEALQRLVSGAPKRIGVARLRLDRAAAAFPEIAKVGFFADLVAELGSLDADDDWAGTDALRELSGPEVTRAVVARLRKRISAIMGFSDENAIDPAQPLTQLGLDSLMAVRMRNTVRSDFGVEPPVALLLQGATLTDLAVDLIRQLGLAEEDLAERPNAVRDRVQQRAAARQRAAARRKVGKRL, encoded by the coding sequence ATGAAGACGATCTTCGACCGGATCTCCGGTATGACGCCCGAGCAGCGCACTGCGCTGTCCGAACAGTTCGACAAGTCGGCGCGAATCGCTGGCGCCGAGCCTGTCGCGGTCATCGGAATCGGTTGCCGATTGCCCGGCGGGGTCAAGGATCCTGCCGGATACTGGAAGCTGCTGCAGGCGGGCACGGATGCTGTCATCGAGGTACCCTCGGATCGCTGGGACGCCGATGCCTTCTACGATCCGGATCCGCTAGCGCCCGGCCGCATGCCCACCAAGTGGGGCGCCTACCTGTCCGACATCGATCACTTCGACGCGGAGTTCTTCGGAATCACCCCGCGCGAGGCGGCCGCGATGGATCCCCAACAGCGGCTTGCGCTGGAGGTTGCGTGGGAAGCTTTGGAGAATGCCGGGATGGCTCCGGATCAGCTGGGCGAGACCCGCGCCGCCGTCATGCTGGGCGTGTACTACAACGAGTACCAGAACGCTTCCGGCGGAAACCCTGACACCATCGATCCCTATTCGGCCACCGGTAACGCGCACAGTGTCACCGTCGGGCGGATCTCGTATCTGCTTGGACTCAAGGGCCCGGCGGTGGCGGTCGACACCGCCTGTTCGTCGTCGCTGGTCTCTATCCACCTAGCCTGTCAGAGCCTGCGGATGAGGGAGAGCGACCTAGCCCTCGCCGGCGGCGTTAACCTGAACCTACGCCCGGAAACCCAACTGGCCCTTGCCAAGTGGGGGATGATGTCGCCGAATGGCCGCTGCCACGCGTTCGACTCGCGCGCCGACGGCTTCGTGCGCGGTGAGGGTGCAGGCATCGTCGTCCTCAAACGGCTCACCGATGCCGTCCGGGACGGGGACCGGATCCTGGCCGTGGTCCGAGGGTCCGCAGTAAACCAGGACGGACGCTCCAACGGCCTGACGGCCCCGAATGCGCCGTCACAGCGCGACGTCATCACCCGCGCTCTACGCTCGGCCGACGTGACGGCCGCGTCAGTCAATCTTGTCGAAACGCACGGCACCGGAACCGCTCTCGGCGACCCGATCGAGTTCGACGCGCTCGCCGGTGTGTACGGCAAGGGCACCAGCCCGTGTGCGCTGGGCGCGGTCAAGACCAACTTCGGTCACCTGGAAGCAGCCGCGGGTGTGGCGGGCTTCATCAAGGCGGTGCTGACGCTGCGTCACGGTGAGATCCCGCCGAACCTGCACTTCTCGCAGTGGAATCCGTCGATCGACGCTACCAAGACTCGGCTGTTCGTGCCGACCGAGCCGACGCCGTGGCCTGTGCACGATGCGCCGCGCCGCGCAGGTGTCTCGTCGTTCGGAATGGGCGGGACGAATGCCCATGTGGTGCTCGAGCAGGGCCCGGAAACCATGGCAGCGCAGGCAGCGCAGACGCCAGGAGTCACCACGCTGACAGTTTCCGGCAAGACCGCTCAGCGGGTGGCTATCACGGCGGGCGCGGTGGCCAACTGGCTGGAGGACGGCGGTGCTGCGGTGCCGCTCGCCGACGTCGCGCATTCGCTCAACCGCCGCAGCCGATTCGGCACCGTTGCCACCGTCAGTGCCCGAAACCATGCCGAGGCCGCCCACGGTCTGAGAGCCCTGGCCGCGGGCAAGCCGGCGGCCGGTGTGATCGCCTCTCATCACATCAGCCGCGGCGCGGGCGTCGTGTTCCTGTACTCCGGGCAGGGTGCTCAGTGGCCCGGCATGGGCAAAAAGCTGCTCCGCGACGAGCCGGCCTTCGCCGCCGCCGTCGATGAGCTCGAACCCGTCTTCGCCGATAAGGCCGGATTCTCGTTGCGGAACATCTTGGAGGCCGGCGATCCGGTCGTCGGTATCGACCGGATTCAGCCCGTCATCGTCGGCATGCAGTTGGCTCTGACGGCGTTGTGGCGGTCCTACGGTGTCGAACCCCACGCCGTGATCGGCCACTCGATGGGCGAGGTATCGGCCGCCGTCGTCGCCGGTGCGCTGACCCCAGCCGAAGGTCTGGACGTGATATCGACACGGTCGCGCCTCATGAAGCGGCTGTCCGGGCAGGGTGCGATGGCGTTGCTCGAGCTCGACGCGACGGCCGCCGAGCGCCTTGTTGCCGATCATCCGAACGTAACGGTGGCGGTCTACGCGTCGCCCAAGCAGTCTGTGATCGCGGGCCCCCCCGACGAGGTGGACCGGCTGGTCGCCACAGTGGACGCGAAGGGACTGCTGGCGCGGCGCGTGGAGGTCGACGTGGCCTCCCATCACCCGACCATCGACCCCGTCCTGCCGGAACTTGGCACTGCGCTCGCGTACCTGAGCCCTGCGGCACCGAAAATACCTTTGATCAGCACCACCGCGTATCAGGGATCCGCACCGCTGTTCAGTGCCGAGTATTGGCAGGCCAACCTGCGCAATCCGGTGCGGTTCGGTCAGGCGGTGAGCCTAGCCGCCGAGGAACACGGCAACTTCGTCGAGATCAGCCCCCACCCGCTGCTGACCCACGCGATCACCGAGACGCTGGACACGGCGGAAACGGGCAAGGGCGCCAATGTCCTCGCGACGGTCACCCGCGACTCGGACGAAACTCTGGTGTTCCACGCGAGTCTGGCCTCTCACCGTACTTCCGTCGGCGAGACGGCAGCGCCGGACGTGGGCCGCGTGGTAGACCTACCGCCGACGCCGTGGCTGCACGCCAAGTACTGGATCGCCAACACCACTGCCGGGCACGAATTCACCGGCGCGCATCCGCTGTTGGGTATGCACGTCGAATTACCCGCTGGCGGAGGCCACGTTTGGCAGTCCGATGTGGGCACCGACCTCCACCCATGGCTGAACGATCACAAGGTGCACGGTCAGACCGTCATGCCCGGAGCCGGATTTGCCGAGATCGCGCTGGCGGCCGGCTGCGAGGCGCTGGGTCTGGCGGCGTCCGCGGTCCATGTGAAGCGGCTTGAAGTCGAACAAATGCTGACGCTGGATCGCCATACACGGTTGACCACGCAGCTCACCCACAACGCCGGTGAGGCGCGGATAGAGATTCATTCGCGCAGCGGCGACGACAACTGGATACGTCATGCGGTCGCCCGCATCGTGAAGGCGGATGACACCGCGCGTCCAGAGCCGAGTCCCGCGCGGTCCGGAGCTACGTCGACAGTGTCGCCGAGCGATTTCTACAGCGCACTGCGGCGCACAGGGGCCCATCACGGGCCCGCGTTCGCCGCCCTGACTCGGATCACCAGGTCCTCAGGGGGATGGGCAGAGACCGAGATCGTCCTGTCCGATGACGCAACGCCGCACCGGGGCATCGCGCTGCATCCGGTGATGCTGGATGCCGCATTGCAGGGGCTGGCGGCCGCGATCGGGGCCGAATCCCTTTCCGATTCGTCCGAGGTGACCTACCTCCCCGTGGCGATGGAGTCCATTCGTGTTTACGGCGACGTGGGGCGGCGGGCCCGCTGCCGCGCCGAGTTGGTAGCCGACATCGAAGACGGCGGCGACGCCGTGGGCCGGGTCCGGTTGACCGATCAGTCCGGCAACGTGGTCGCCGAAGTGGACGGCGTATACCTACGCCGCGTGCAGCGCCGAACCGTTCCATTGCCGTTGTCGCAGAAGGTGTTCGACACAACGTGGCACGAAACCACGGTGCAGTTCTCCGAACTCGCGCCGGGAAGCTGGCTGGTGCTGGCCGACGGGGCCGGCACCCGAACGGTGGCCGACGAGCTGGTCGCCCGGCTGACTTCAGCGGGTGGACGGGCGAGCGCCGCGGCACTGGCCGACGAGTCGGCCGTCGGTGAAGCCTTCGCCGAAACCTCCTCGGATCCCGAACTGCCCCCGTTGGGGGTCGTGATTCTCGTCGGCGCCGACACGCCGGACGCGATGTCGTCAGTCGAGGCCGCGGTGGCGGCAGCCGACCGGGCCCGCGAGACCATCTGGTCGGTGACCAGCGCGGTGCGCGCGGTCACGACCGGCTGGCACGGCCGAGCACCGAGGATTTACCTCGTCAGCCGAACGGGGCTGGCCGCGGTGGACGGCGACAAGGAAGATCCGGCGATTGGGGTGTTGCGCGGCCTGGTTCGGGTCCTGGCCTACGAACACCCAGATCTGCGGACCACATTGATCGACCTCGACGGTGACGCGGACGTGATGTCTGCTCTCCAGGCGGAGCTGGACACCGCTGAGGGGGACGACATCGTTGCCTGGCGCGAGGGCCGGCGGCTCGTCGAGCGATTGTCGCGCAGCACGATCCCCTCCCGGGGTTTGGATCCGGTTGCACGCACCGACGGAGCCTATGTCGTCACCGGAGGTCTGGGCGGCATCGGTTTGACCGTGGCACGTTGGCTTGTCGACAGCGGCGCGGGGAGGATCGTCCTCAACGGCCGCAGCGCACCCTCGGCCGAGGCGCAGACGATCTTGGAAGACCTCGGCCGACGTGCCGAGGTCGTCACGGTACTCGGCGATATCGCTGTGCAGGGGACAGCGGAGCGCATTGTCGCTGCCGCGGAGGCGACGGGACGCTCCTTGCGCGGGGTGATTCATTCGGCCGCCGTGCTCGACGACGAGTTGATCGCCGGCATGTCGAAGGACAGCCTGGACCGCGTCTGGGCACCGAAGGTTCTCGGCGCGGTGCGGCTGCACCACGCGACAGCCGGACGCGACCTCGACTGGTGGGTCGGTTTCTCGTCGGTGGCATCGCTTCTGGGCTCGCCGGGTCAGGCCTCCTACGCGTGTGCCAACGCGTGGCTGGACGCGTTCTCGACCAGGCGCGCCGGGACGGGACTGGCCACCACTTCAATCAACTGGGGTCAGTGGGCCGATGTCGGACTGGCCAAGACGCTGGCGTTCAGCGTGCTGGATCCCATGTCGACCGAGGAAGGCATCGAAGCCCTCCAGAGGCTGGTGTCCGGCGCGCCGAAGCGCATCGGTGTGGCCCGGCTCCGCCTCGACCGCGCCGCAGCGGCCTTCCCGGAGATTGCCAAGGTCGGCTTCTTCGCGGATCTGGTCGCCGAGCTGGGATCGCTGGACGCCGACGATGACTGGGCCGGCACCGACGCGCTGCGTGAGCTCTCCGGCCCCGAGGTCACCCGTGCGGTCGTGGCCAGGTTGCGCAAGCGCATCTCGGCAATCATGGGTTTCAGCGATGAGAATGCGATCGACCCAGCCCAGCCGTTGACCCAGCTCGGCCTGGATTCTCTGATGGCTGTGCGCATGCGCAACACCGTCCGCAGCGACTTCGGCGTCGAGCCGCCGGTGGCTCTGCTCCTGCAGGGCGCTACTCTGACGGACCTCGCCGTCGACCTCATCCGTCAGCTCGGACTAGCCGAAGAGGATCTCGCGGAGCGTCCCAACGCGGTCCGCGACCGGGTACAGCAACGTGCCGCGGCCCGCCAACGAGCGGCTGCGCGGCGAAAGGTAGGAAAACGACTGTGA